In a single window of the Bradyrhizobium sp. ORS 285 genome:
- a CDS encoding acetamidase/formamidase family protein has product MAHHHLHASPETCHWGFFESRLKPVLTVDSGDEVTIDSISGGPDVVPDTSKFHVPPELFDVHARSERMVPGHILTGPVAVRGAEVGDVLEVEILDVQLRQDWGYNFIRPLAGTLPDDFHESRLMNIPLDRERMVGKMPWGLELPLAPFFGVMGTAPPPAWGRITSLIPRAMGGNLDNKELGAGAKLYLPVFVPGALFSCGDGHGVQGDGEVCVTAIETALQGRFRLTVRKDLTFDYPRAETPTHYMTMAMDPDLDQCVVKALRDMIVLLGEKRNLSREDAYTLCSLAADLRVTQTVNGSKGIHCMIAKSVVHG; this is encoded by the coding sequence ATGGCCCATCATCATCTGCACGCCAGCCCCGAGACCTGCCATTGGGGCTTCTTCGAATCCCGGCTGAAGCCCGTGCTGACGGTCGACAGCGGTGACGAGGTCACGATCGATTCGATCAGCGGCGGGCCCGACGTGGTGCCGGATACCAGCAAATTCCACGTGCCGCCGGAGCTGTTCGATGTGCACGCGCGCAGCGAGCGCATGGTGCCGGGCCATATCCTGACCGGGCCGGTCGCGGTGCGCGGCGCCGAGGTCGGCGACGTGCTGGAAGTCGAGATCCTCGACGTTCAGCTGCGGCAGGATTGGGGCTACAATTTCATCCGGCCACTGGCCGGCACCCTGCCCGACGATTTCCACGAGAGCCGGCTGATGAACATCCCGCTCGATCGCGAGCGCATGGTCGGCAAGATGCCGTGGGGCCTGGAGTTGCCGCTGGCGCCGTTCTTCGGCGTGATGGGCACGGCGCCGCCGCCGGCCTGGGGCCGCATCACCTCCCTGATCCCGCGCGCGATGGGCGGCAATCTCGACAACAAGGAGCTGGGCGCCGGCGCTAAACTGTATCTGCCGGTGTTCGTGCCGGGGGCACTGTTCTCCTGCGGCGACGGCCATGGCGTGCAGGGCGACGGCGAGGTCTGCGTGACCGCGATCGAGACCGCATTGCAGGGCCGCTTCCGTCTCACCGTACGCAAGGATCTGACATTCGACTATCCGCGTGCGGAGACGCCCACGCACTACATGACGATGGCGATGGACCCGGATCTCGACCAATGCGTGGTGAAGGCGCTGCGCGACATGATCGTGCTGCTCGGCGAGAAGCGCAATCTGTCGCGCGAGGATGCGTATACGCTGTGCAGCCTCGCGGCGGACCTGCGGGTGACGCAGACGGTCAACGGCTCCAAGGGCATTCACTGCATGATCGCTAAGTCGGTCGTGCACGGCTGA
- a CDS encoding GcrA family cell cycle regulator: protein MPAERQTQPTWTEERLQALKQHFEAGLTCREIAAELGVSRNAVIGKISRLALTRDNGGDTRRMVRDNARDGARRPVPKLRRRILRAVPNDPPPIVIEEPPAGPVENGCSLFELSKERCRWPISTPGADDFCFCGSKPIEGLPYCPSHTRMAYRVASSR from the coding sequence ATGCCCGCCGAACGACAGACCCAACCCACCTGGACCGAGGAACGGCTCCAGGCCCTGAAGCAGCACTTTGAGGCCGGGCTGACCTGCCGAGAGATCGCCGCCGAGCTCGGCGTCAGCCGCAATGCCGTGATCGGCAAGATCTCCCGCCTCGCGCTGACGCGCGACAATGGCGGCGACACCAGGCGCATGGTCCGGGACAACGCCCGCGACGGCGCCCGCCGCCCCGTGCCGAAACTGCGCCGCCGCATCCTGCGCGCGGTGCCCAACGATCCGCCGCCGATCGTGATCGAGGAGCCGCCGGCCGGCCCGGTCGAGAACGGCTGCTCGCTGTTCGAACTCTCCAAGGAACGCTGCCGCTGGCCGATCTCCACGCCCGGCGCGGACGATTTCTGCTTCTGCGGCTCGAAGCCGATCGAGGGCTTGCCGTATTGCCCGAGCCATACGCGGATGGCGTATCGGGTGGCGTCGTCGCGGTAG
- a CDS encoding DUF559 domain-containing protein, which produces MDDARRSFAQRMRAEPTDAERVLWQHLRHDLKLAGSHFRRQAQIGPFIVDFVSRKAKLVIEVDGGQHDWRKEEDAARTKQIEAAGYRVLRFWNNDVLGNIEGGLHEIQCAWTPTPDPSPQGGGETRRPRRPRRTRRPSKA; this is translated from the coding sequence ATGGATGACGCCCGACGATCTTTCGCGCAGCGTATGCGCGCCGAGCCCACTGACGCCGAGAGAGTCCTCTGGCAACATCTTCGCCACGACCTCAAGCTGGCCGGCTCTCACTTCCGTCGTCAGGCGCAGATTGGTCCCTTCATCGTCGACTTCGTCAGTCGCAAAGCAAAACTGGTAATCGAAGTCGATGGTGGCCAGCATGATTGGCGGAAAGAAGAAGACGCTGCTCGCACCAAGCAAATCGAAGCTGCTGGTTATCGCGTTCTTCGATTCTGGAACAACGACGTGCTTGGCAACATTGAAGGCGGGCTTCACGAAATTCAGTGCGCGTGGACCCCCACCCCCGACCCCTCCCCGCAAGGGGGAGGGGAGACGAGACGGCCGCGCCGTCCCCGCAGAACACGGAGACCGAGCAAAGCGTGA
- a CDS encoding SDR family NAD(P)-dependent oxidoreductase — MKDFAGRTAVITGGGTGMGRELARQLVAEGCNVAMCDISTEAMAETRRLCEADGLPQGLRVTTHVADVSIEAQLQRFRDELAEQQATDKIHLLFNNAGIGGGGSLFSNSREQWERTFNICWGGVYLGVRTFLPMLLKADEAHIVNTSSVNGFWASVGMGVSHTAYSAAKFAVKGFTEALINDLRLNAPHIKCSVVMPGHIGTSIVSNSRKVQSGGASDELSETELAQARQRMKGMGIDVSAMSDQDIQNAARERARSFLEDAPTTAAQAAKIILEGVKAEQWRILVGEDAKLLDMRVRQSPEQAYEPEFFQRFAQEAGWKLG, encoded by the coding sequence ATGAAGGATTTCGCCGGCAGGACCGCCGTGATCACCGGAGGCGGCACGGGCATGGGCCGCGAGCTCGCCCGACAGCTCGTTGCCGAGGGCTGCAACGTCGCGATGTGCGACATCTCGACCGAGGCGATGGCCGAGACCAGGCGGCTGTGCGAGGCCGATGGGCTGCCGCAGGGCCTGCGCGTCACCACGCACGTCGCCGACGTCTCGATCGAGGCGCAGCTGCAGCGTTTCCGCGATGAGCTCGCCGAGCAGCAGGCGACCGACAAGATCCATCTGCTGTTCAATAATGCCGGCATCGGCGGCGGCGGCAGCCTGTTCAGCAACAGCCGCGAGCAGTGGGAGCGCACCTTCAACATCTGCTGGGGCGGCGTCTATCTCGGCGTCCGCACCTTCCTGCCGATGCTGCTGAAGGCCGACGAGGCCCACATCGTCAACACGTCGAGCGTCAACGGCTTCTGGGCCTCGGTCGGCATGGGCGTCTCGCACACCGCCTACAGCGCCGCGAAATTCGCCGTGAAGGGTTTTACGGAAGCGCTGATCAACGATCTCCGCCTCAACGCCCCGCACATCAAATGCTCGGTGGTGATGCCCGGCCACATCGGCACCTCGATCGTCTCGAACTCACGCAAGGTGCAGAGCGGCGGCGCCTCCGACGAGCTCAGCGAGACCGAGCTCGCCCAGGCCCGCCAGCGCATGAAGGGCATGGGCATCGACGTCTCAGCGATGAGCGATCAGGACATCCAGAACGCCGCCCGCGAACGCGCCCGCAGCTTCCTCGAGGATGCGCCGACGACGGCCGCACAGGCGGCGAAGATCATCCTCGAGGGCGTGAAGGCCGAGCAATGGCGCATCCTGGTCGGCGAGGACGCCAAGCTGCTCGACATGCGCGTGCGGCAATCCCCGGAGCAGGCCTACGAGCCGGAGTTCTTCCAGCGGTTTGCCCAGGAGGCGGGGTGGAAGCTGGGGTAG
- a CDS encoding BMP family ABC transporter substrate-binding protein — protein sequence MDFGRISRRHLLQGGAALTLGAAAGLRPAFAADTTIGFIYVGSRDDYGYNQAHAQGAAALKKLPGLKVIEEEKVPETDAVEKTIESMINLDGASLLFPTSFGYYNPHMIKMANKYPKLRFEHCGGLWSEKDPKNAGSYFGYIDEAQYLSGIVAGYTSKSGKLGFVAAKPIPQVLRNINAFTLGAQLANPKATTQVIFTGDWSMPVKEAEATNSLIDQGVDVLTCHVDGPKTMVENAARRGAFVTGYHVNQSPLAPKAYLTGAEWNWEALYPKFVKMLAAGESIPNFYRGGLKEELVKVSPYGEAVSEQARKHADEIKAKFLGDGYTIFKGPIKDNKGNTVITAGTERGQKDPELEKMDYLVEGVIGATS from the coding sequence ATGGACTTTGGCAGGATTTCACGACGGCATCTGTTGCAGGGTGGCGCGGCGCTGACGCTCGGCGCAGCCGCGGGCCTGCGGCCGGCCTTCGCAGCCGATACGACGATCGGCTTCATCTATGTCGGCTCGCGCGACGACTACGGCTACAACCAGGCGCATGCGCAGGGCGCGGCCGCACTGAAGAAGCTGCCCGGGCTGAAGGTCATCGAAGAGGAGAAGGTGCCGGAGACCGACGCGGTCGAGAAGACGATCGAGTCGATGATCAATCTGGACGGCGCCAGCCTGCTGTTCCCGACCTCGTTCGGCTACTACAATCCGCACATGATCAAGATGGCCAACAAGTACCCGAAGCTGCGCTTCGAGCACTGCGGCGGCCTGTGGAGCGAGAAGGATCCGAAGAACGCCGGGTCCTATTTCGGCTACATCGACGAGGCGCAATATCTGTCCGGCATCGTCGCGGGCTACACCAGCAAGAGCGGCAAGCTCGGCTTCGTCGCCGCAAAGCCGATCCCGCAGGTGCTGCGCAATATCAACGCCTTCACCCTCGGCGCGCAGCTCGCCAATCCCAAGGCGACCACGCAGGTGATCTTCACCGGCGACTGGTCGATGCCGGTCAAGGAGGCCGAGGCCACCAACAGCCTGATCGACCAGGGTGTCGACGTGCTGACCTGCCATGTCGACGGTCCGAAGACGATGGTCGAGAACGCGGCGCGCCGCGGCGCCTTCGTGACCGGCTATCACGTCAACCAGTCGCCGCTGGCGCCGAAGGCGTATCTGACCGGCGCCGAGTGGAATTGGGAAGCGCTGTATCCGAAGTTCGTCAAGATGCTGGCGGCCGGTGAGAGCATTCCGAACTTCTATCGCGGCGGACTCAAGGAAGAGCTGGTGAAGGTGTCGCCCTACGGCGAGGCCGTCTCGGAGCAGGCGCGCAAGCATGCCGACGAGATCAAGGCCAAATTCCTCGGCGACGGCTATACGATCTTCAAGGGCCCGATCAAGGACAACAAGGGCAACACGGTGATCACCGCGGGCACCGAGCGCGGCCAGAAAGATCCCGAGCTCGAGAAGATGGACTATCTGGTCGAGGGCGTGATCGGAGCGACGTCGTGA
- a CDS encoding ABC transporter permease, translated as MTTEAADTVDAAAIAPAADAGFLQRYGASIEYILIPGAALVAALLVFGGFVALFGKNPLDLYWYMYYGAFGTWFSWQNTLSRAAPLILTALCTALPAQLGMVIIGGEGALLIGALSATSVALALQGMPPLVVQVAMVIAGMTGGGLWILLSGGLRQYRGVNETISSLLLVYIALAILNHLVEGVMRDPASLNKPSTREIGAANMIGTIPGTDVHWGLVFGLILAIASYVLIYHTTFGFAARVAGGNIRAAKIVGLSVGKLILTVCFLAGACAGLAGMVEVAAVQGRTNANLAVGYGFTGILVAFLARQNPLAIVPVAILLGGINASGGLLQRRLGLPDASVLVLQGIIFISVLASDALYGRIGFLKGKS; from the coding sequence GTGACAACAGAGGCGGCCGATACGGTTGATGCGGCCGCCATCGCGCCGGCCGCCGACGCAGGTTTTCTGCAACGCTACGGCGCGAGCATTGAGTACATATTGATCCCGGGCGCGGCGCTGGTCGCCGCGCTCCTGGTATTTGGTGGGTTCGTGGCGCTGTTCGGCAAGAACCCGCTCGATCTCTATTGGTACATGTATTACGGCGCGTTCGGCACCTGGTTCTCCTGGCAGAACACGCTGAGCCGCGCCGCGCCGCTGATCCTGACCGCGCTGTGCACCGCCCTGCCCGCGCAATTGGGCATGGTGATCATCGGCGGCGAAGGCGCGCTCTTGATCGGCGCGCTGTCGGCGACGTCGGTCGCGCTGGCGCTGCAGGGCATGCCGCCGCTCGTCGTTCAGGTCGCGATGGTGATCGCCGGCATGACCGGCGGCGGATTGTGGATTTTGCTGTCGGGTGGACTGCGCCAGTATCGCGGAGTGAATGAGACGATCTCCAGCCTGCTGCTGGTCTACATTGCGCTCGCCATCCTCAACCATCTCGTCGAAGGCGTGATGCGCGATCCGGCGAGCCTCAACAAGCCGTCGACGCGCGAGATCGGCGCCGCCAACATGATCGGCACCATCCCCGGCACCGACGTGCATTGGGGCCTGGTGTTCGGGCTAATCCTGGCGATCGCGTCCTACGTGCTGATCTATCACACCACCTTCGGCTTCGCCGCGCGCGTCGCCGGCGGCAACATCCGCGCCGCCAAGATCGTCGGCCTCTCCGTCGGCAAGCTGATCCTGACCGTGTGCTTCCTCGCCGGTGCCTGTGCCGGCCTCGCCGGCATGGTCGAGGTTGCCGCCGTGCAGGGCCGCACTAATGCCAACCTCGCGGTCGGCTACGGCTTCACCGGCATTCTCGTGGCGTTCCTGGCGCGGCAAAATCCGCTGGCGATCGTCCCCGTGGCGATCCTGCTCGGCGGCATCAATGCCTCCGGTGGCCTGTTGCAGCGCCGGCTCGGCCTGCCCGATGCCTCCGTGCTGGTGCTGCAAGGGATCATCTTCATCTCGGTGCTGGCGAGCGACGCGCTCTACGGGCGCATCGGGTTTCTGAAAGGAAAGTCCTGA